One genomic segment of Marinitoga piezophila KA3 includes these proteins:
- the uvrB gene encoding excinuclease ABC subunit UvrB, which produces MPDFKLYSKYKPQGDQPEAIDKLVKGIKKGYRFQTLLGVTGSGKTFTMANVIERLNRPTLILSPNKILAVQLYREFKEFFPENKVEFFISYYDYYQPEAYIPTRDMYIEKDASINEILQKMRLSTLKSVLTRRDVIVVSSVSAIYASGNPEDFANINLKIKVGEEYNRRFILESLAKMLYNRSEDKHTGGNFRFKGDILEIYPPYEDFGIRIEFFDDEVEKIYSFDILNRTKIESFDKITIYPASEFVTTEEKIMRATQSIREELEERLKELQKAGKLLEAQRLKQRTLMDIELLETLGHCKGIENYSRHFDMRKPGEPPWTLLDYFDDDFITFIDETHIAIPQLRAMWAGDHSRKRNLIEYGFRLPSAFDNRPLKFDEFISKIRQTIFVSATPGSFEFEHSEQVVEQIIRPTGLIDPEVIVRPTMGQVDDFIAELKKIISRNERAIAVVLTKKDAEMLSDHLNLLGIKATYLHSELDAIERAEVIRKLRSGEIDAVIGVNLLREGLDLPEVSLVAIMDSDREGFLRSETTLIQTIGRAARNINGKVILYADKITEAMQKAIYETNRRRKIQMYYNEKNNIIPKSIIKELPKNIFEQFMEKTEKPEFIFEVAEGTTPEEYIQLLEAEMFKAASELRYEDAAKYRDEIKRVKKKYRIK; this is translated from the coding sequence ATGCCAGACTTTAAATTATATTCAAAATATAAACCTCAGGGTGATCAACCAGAAGCAATAGATAAATTAGTTAAAGGAATAAAAAAAGGATATAGATTTCAAACGTTATTAGGGGTCACCGGTTCAGGCAAAACATTTACCATGGCCAATGTAATAGAGAGATTAAACAGGCCTACTTTAATATTATCCCCAAATAAAATACTTGCTGTTCAATTATACAGAGAATTTAAGGAGTTTTTCCCTGAAAATAAAGTTGAATTCTTTATAAGTTATTACGATTATTATCAGCCAGAAGCATATATACCAACAAGAGACATGTATATAGAAAAAGATGCAAGTATAAATGAAATTCTTCAAAAAATGCGATTATCCACATTAAAATCTGTATTAACCAGAAGGGATGTTATAGTGGTATCCAGTGTTTCGGCTATATATGCATCTGGAAATCCTGAAGATTTTGCCAATATAAATTTAAAAATAAAAGTAGGAGAAGAATATAATAGACGATTTATTTTAGAATCACTTGCAAAAATGCTTTATAATCGCTCAGAAGATAAACATACAGGCGGTAATTTTAGATTTAAAGGGGATATACTCGAAATATATCCACCATATGAAGATTTTGGAATTAGAATAGAATTTTTTGATGATGAAGTTGAAAAAATATACTCATTTGATATATTAAACAGAACTAAGATTGAAAGTTTTGATAAAATTACCATTTATCCTGCAAGCGAATTTGTTACCACTGAAGAAAAGATAATGAGAGCAACTCAGTCTATTCGCGAAGAACTGGAAGAAAGACTGAAAGAATTACAAAAAGCAGGTAAATTACTTGAAGCACAAAGATTAAAACAAAGAACATTAATGGATATAGAATTACTGGAAACATTGGGGCATTGTAAAGGAATAGAAAATTATTCAAGGCATTTTGATATGAGGAAACCTGGAGAACCGCCCTGGACATTACTTGATTACTTTGACGATGATTTTATTACATTTATAGATGAAACGCATATAGCTATTCCTCAGCTTAGAGCAATGTGGGCAGGAGATCATTCCAGAAAAAGAAATCTTATAGAATACGGTTTTAGACTTCCGTCAGCATTTGACAATAGACCGCTGAAATTTGATGAATTTATATCGAAAATTCGCCAGACAATTTTTGTTTCTGCAACACCGGGATCATTTGAATTTGAGCATTCTGAACAAGTAGTAGAGCAAATAATCAGGCCTACAGGCCTTATTGATCCAGAAGTAATTGTTCGTCCTACAATGGGTCAGGTGGACGATTTTATTGCAGAATTAAAGAAAATAATATCTCGAAATGAAAGAGCAATAGCTGTTGTATTAACCAAAAAAGATGCAGAAATGCTTTCTGATCATTTAAATTTGCTTGGAATAAAAGCTACCTACCTTCATTCTGAATTAGATGCAATAGAAAGAGCTGAAGTTATTAGAAAACTAAGAAGTGGTGAAATTGATGCGGTAATAGGTGTTAATCTTTTAAGAGAAGGTCTTGACTTACCAGAAGTTTCGCTAGTTGCTATAATGGATTCTGATAGAGAAGGTTTTTTACGTTCAGAAACTACATTAATTCAGACTATAGGACGTGCAGCAAGAAATATAAATGGAAAGGTAATATTATATGCAGATAAAATTACTGAAGCAATGCAAAAGGCAATATATGAAACAAATAGAAGAAGAAAGATTCAGATGTATTATAATGAAAAAAATAATATAATTCCTAAAAGTATTATTAAGGAATTACCTAAAAATATTTTTGAACAATTCATGGAAAAAACAGAAAAACCGGAATTTATCTTTGAAGTAGCAGAAGGAACAACACCGGAAGAATATATTCAATTATTAGAAGCAGAAATGTTTAAAGCGGCTTCAGAATTAAGATATGAAGATGCTGCAAAATATAGAGATGAAATAAAAAGGGTAAAGAAAAAATATAGAATAAAATAA
- a CDS encoding PQQ-binding-like beta-propeller repeat protein — MKRLYKIVWLGMILILLAGCFLRNTAPLKPYEPFPANNSTNVATEITLKWNCQDSDNDKLLYNVYLSESNGNLTPVEVDYPKTEIKYTNLHPDTLYKWKVVAKDNRGGITEGPIWYFKTISEKEKENDVYKNLEIVFLTPENGQTISQTDEATLEWKMNKDDFKVKEYSIYFGDNPIPPLVKEHYKEKYFYLSHLKSGKRYYWKIISYGEDGGFVESKTQYFYTKQVEIPGNHSPAIDLISPENNITLESTNTVKIIWDSKDPDNDKLTYNVYFGDFPLPSLIKVDYDSTSLIISDLKENKKYYWRIQVKDSRGALTESDTYYFIIEHSGDNPENTDPAIDIISPLNSETLISTDTVVLEWKGSDIDGDQIKYDVYFGDISSPPLIESGYEKTTITIPNLEEDKIYYWRVIAKDNNDGETDSGVYKFKTNKEMEENNHIPVVTKESPDDGEEYSYETTEIELKWEISDEDGDEVKSDIYYGEQKNPPLVQVSSESTGYIIPVERGKTYYWKIRVNDGRGGISETGISSVTVAEKPNNVPSISIVNPMNNETVESTDTVVLVWNGLDIDGDQIKYDIYFGDISSPPLVESSYESTTITISNLEEDKTYYWKVIANDGNRGETESAIYKFKTNSPPEDPVLTSPDNLEKVYENSVILNWNEVVDKDNDTVVYDLYTSTVSTNTLAITASDLTTNSYTISLTTDVLYWQIVAKDEHGAKSFSEIYTIRHIVPGTLKFKIDTGGNYIAANPVIDDEGNIYITYSSSSTENTKTYVSKYNSNGNLEWNTMLVYFVVQGSMIDDFLAGYSLMKGYDGNIYTTLRGNGSSMVAIDSDLGFVKWSIPDIASNLFPYFTSIEDGNLYFIGKDETAGNLIDATLFVTYESGSCSTTTINANTSDVSGIISAKIEGVDYLFIPFGGSNPGVIKLDAYFGEKTTEGFKAAYGVIYSNYNNENYLITSFTTGDDYSIAYYNIDTEFSTDTIMSDPPSSVGFNPGMPVVGSDGTIYAVYYDKLYAVNPDLTEKWSITLPNGDHIFSRSPAVGSDGTIYVLTDTKLYAFNPGDGSEKWVFTLDSGDYTYFQSPIISNDGTIYFSTYNGYIYAIYDNITGPDSSSWPMIGKNSMGVY; from the coding sequence ATGAAACGATTGTATAAAATTGTATGGCTGGGTATGATATTGATATTATTAGCAGGATGTTTTTTAAGAAATACAGCACCGTTAAAACCGTATGAACCATTTCCTGCAAATAATTCAACAAATGTTGCAACGGAAATAACATTAAAATGGAATTGCCAGGATTCAGATAACGATAAATTACTATATAACGTATATCTGTCAGAATCCAATGGAAATTTAACTCCAGTAGAAGTGGATTATCCAAAAACTGAAATAAAATACACAAATTTACATCCAGATACATTATATAAATGGAAAGTTGTTGCAAAGGATAATAGAGGAGGGATTACAGAAGGACCAATATGGTATTTTAAAACAATAAGCGAAAAGGAAAAAGAAAATGATGTTTATAAAAACTTAGAAATCGTTTTCTTGACGCCAGAAAATGGTCAAACAATATCTCAAACAGATGAAGCAACCTTGGAATGGAAAATGAATAAAGATGATTTTAAGGTTAAAGAATATAGCATATATTTTGGAGATAATCCCATTCCACCGTTAGTAAAAGAACATTATAAAGAAAAATATTTTTATTTAAGTCATTTAAAATCTGGAAAGAGATATTATTGGAAAATAATATCTTATGGTGAAGATGGTGGATTTGTGGAATCAAAAACGCAATATTTTTATACAAAACAGGTAGAAATTCCGGGTAATCATTCACCGGCTATAGACTTAATATCTCCGGAAAATAATATAACATTAGAAAGTACAAATACAGTAAAAATAATCTGGGACAGTAAAGATCCGGATAATGATAAATTAACATATAATGTATATTTTGGAGATTTTCCTTTACCCTCTTTAATAAAAGTGGATTATGATTCAACAAGCTTAATAATATCAGATCTTAAAGAAAATAAAAAATACTATTGGAGAATTCAGGTAAAAGATTCCAGAGGTGCATTAACAGAGTCTGACACTTACTATTTTATTATAGAACATAGTGGGGATAATCCGGAAAATACTGATCCAGCTATAGATATAATAAGTCCTTTAAACAGTGAAACATTGATTAGCACTGATACAGTAGTACTGGAATGGAAAGGATCAGATATAGATGGTGACCAGATTAAATATGATGTATATTTTGGAGATATATCAAGCCCTCCATTAATAGAAAGTGGATATGAAAAAACAACAATTACAATACCAAATTTAGAAGAAGATAAAATATATTATTGGAGAGTAATAGCAAAGGATAATAATGATGGTGAAACAGATAGTGGAGTATATAAATTTAAAACCAATAAAGAAATGGAAGAAAATAATCATATTCCGGTAGTAACAAAGGAAAGTCCTGATGATGGGGAAGAATATAGTTATGAAACAACAGAAATAGAATTAAAATGGGAAATAAGTGATGAAGATGGAGATGAAGTAAAATCAGATATATATTATGGAGAACAAAAGAATCCACCGTTAGTACAGGTGAGCAGTGAAAGTACAGGTTACATAATTCCAGTAGAAAGAGGTAAAACATATTATTGGAAAATAAGAGTGAATGATGGACGAGGCGGCATAAGCGAAACAGGAATAAGTTCAGTAACAGTTGCCGAAAAACCAAACAATGTACCATCAATAAGTATAGTAAATCCAATGAATAATGAAACAGTAGAAAGTACTGATACAGTAGTATTGGTATGGAATGGATTGGATATAGATGGAGATCAGATAAAATATGATATATATTTTGGAGATATATCAAGTCCACCATTGGTAGAAAGTAGTTATGAAAGCACAACAATAACTATATCAAATTTAGAAGAAGATAAAACATATTACTGGAAAGTAATAGCAAATGATGGAAATCGTGGAGAAACAGAAAGTGCGATTTATAAATTTAAAACAAATTCACCACCAGAAGATCCTGTATTAACTTCTCCTGATAACCTGGAAAAAGTATATGAAAATTCTGTTATTTTAAACTGGAATGAAGTAGTAGATAAAGACAACGATACTGTAGTTTATGATTTATATACAAGTACTGTATCTACAAATACTCTTGCAATTACTGCATCGGATTTAACAACAAATTCCTATACTATTTCATTGACTACAGATGTTCTATACTGGCAAATAGTTGCAAAAGACGAACACGGAGCTAAAAGCTTCAGTGAAATATATACTATAAGACATATAGTTCCAGGAACATTAAAGTTCAAAATAGATACAGGTGGGAATTATATTGCAGCAAATCCTGTAATAGACGATGAAGGAAATATATATATAACCTATTCATCCTCAAGTACTGAAAATACAAAAACATATGTTTCAAAGTATAATTCAAATGGTAATTTGGAATGGAATACAATGCTTGTTTATTTTGTAGTACAAGGGAGTATGATAGACGATTTTCTGGCGGGGTATAGTTTAATGAAAGGTTATGATGGGAATATTTATACTACATTACGAGGAAACGGTTCCTCTATGGTTGCAATTGATTCAGATTTGGGATTTGTGAAATGGTCTATTCCAGATATTGCCTCTAATTTATTCCCATATTTTACAAGTATAGAAGATGGTAATTTGTATTTTATAGGCAAAGATGAAACAGCAGGGAATCTTATTGATGCAACATTATTTGTAACATATGAAAGTGGTTCCTGTTCTACTACAACTATTAATGCCAATACATCGGATGTTTCAGGGATAATCTCAGCTAAAATAGAAGGAGTAGATTATTTGTTTATACCATTTGGAGGTTCTAACCCAGGTGTAATAAAGTTGGATGCTTATTTTGGTGAAAAAACAACTGAAGGATTTAAAGCAGCATATGGAGTGATATATAGTAATTATAACAATGAAAACTATCTTATAACTAGTTTTACTACTGGAGATGATTATTCGATTGCTTATTATAATATAGATACAGAATTTTCTACAGATACAATTATGTCTGATCCGCCATCATCAGTTGGATTTAATCCGGGAATGCCGGTTGTAGGAAGTGATGGAACAATTTATGCAGTTTATTATGATAAATTATATGCAGTAAATCCGGATCTTACTGAAAAATGGTCAATAACCTTACCAAATGGTGATCATATATTTTCACGTTCTCCAGCAGTAGGAAGTGATGGAACAATTTATGTTTTAACTGACACAAAATTATATGCATTTAATCCAGGAGATGGAAGTGAAAAATGGGTATTTACACTTGATTCTGGAGACTATACATATTTTCAAAGTCCAATAATATCAAATGATGGAACAATTTATTTTTCTACTTATAATGGTTATATTTATGCAATATATGATAATATAACAGGACCGGATTCGTCAAGCTGGCCAATGATAGGCAAAAATTCAATGGGTGTTTATTGA
- a CDS encoding 6-phosphofructokinase: MKNAIYAQSGGVTSVINASAYGVIKAALNAEEIDNIYVAINGINGVFNEELADMGKEDPEQIELLKFTPSSAFGSCRRKLKEESEFEEIFRIFDRYNIKYFFYNGGNDSMDTANKIHQYAQKIGYDIKVMGVPKTVDNDLPETDHTPGFGSIAKYLSVAILEGTLDVKSMAADSTKVFILETMGRHAGWVAASTALAKRHESDGPHIILLPEVPFNKEKFFEKVEKTIEKYGYCSIAASEGIKYADGTFVAARGYKDNFGNVQLGGIGSTLANLIRSELGIKTHYAVPDYLQRSGRHISSQVDVNEAIEVGAMAVKYALEGKSGYMVGIERLMNSPYMSTTKLIPLDNVANETKLVPPEFITEDGMFVNEKFIEYALPLIEGEYYPPYLNGIPLYARLKLNRI; the protein is encoded by the coding sequence ATGAAAAATGCTATATATGCACAATCAGGAGGAGTTACCAGTGTAATAAATGCATCAGCATATGGTGTAATAAAAGCTGCATTAAATGCAGAAGAAATTGATAATATCTATGTTGCAATCAATGGAATTAATGGTGTGTTTAATGAAGAGTTAGCAGATATGGGGAAAGAAGATCCAGAACAAATAGAATTATTAAAGTTTACTCCATCAAGTGCTTTTGGTTCATGTAGAAGAAAATTAAAAGAAGAAAGTGAATTTGAGGAAATATTTAGAATATTTGACAGGTATAACATAAAGTACTTCTTTTATAATGGTGGAAATGATTCAATGGATACAGCAAATAAAATCCATCAATACGCACAGAAAATAGGATATGATATCAAAGTAATGGGAGTACCAAAAACGGTAGATAATGATTTACCTGAAACAGATCATACACCAGGATTTGGTTCTATTGCAAAATATCTTTCTGTTGCTATTTTAGAAGGAACATTAGATGTAAAAAGCATGGCTGCAGATTCCACAAAAGTATTTATTTTAGAAACAATGGGAAGGCATGCAGGATGGGTTGCGGCTTCTACAGCGCTTGCCAAAAGGCATGAAAGTGACGGACCACACATTATATTATTGCCAGAAGTTCCTTTTAATAAAGAAAAGTTTTTTGAAAAAGTGGAAAAAACAATTGAAAAATACGGCTATTGTTCAATTGCAGCTTCAGAAGGAATAAAATATGCAGATGGAACATTCGTTGCAGCTCGAGGATATAAAGATAATTTTGGAAATGTTCAATTAGGTGGAATTGGTTCAACGCTTGCTAATCTTATAAGAAGCGAATTGGGTATTAAAACACATTATGCAGTGCCTGATTATTTACAGAGAAGTGGAAGACACATTTCAAGTCAGGTAGATGTAAATGAAGCAATTGAAGTTGGAGCAATGGCCGTTAAATATGCATTAGAAGGCAAAAGTGGATATATGGTTGGAATTGAAAGATTAATGAATTCTCCATATATGAGCACAACAAAGTTAATTCCTTTAGATAATGTGGCAAATGAAACAAAACTTGTTCCACCAGAATTTATAACAGAAGATGGAATGTTTGTAAATGAAAAATTCATTGAATATGCGTTACCTTTAATAGAAGGAGAATATTATCCACCATATTTAAATGGTATTCCATTATATGCACGATTAAAATTAAATAGGATTTAA
- a CDS encoding inorganic phosphate transporter has protein sequence MALAIGANDVANSMATAVGAKAITPKQAVLIAGVLEFVGATFFGKQVTETIRKGILHLDLLADPKVVIWGSMAALIGATIWLMIATYFSWPVSTTHSIVGGMVGYGIAAGGLAVVNWGKIVTITLSWIISPLVGLLVSFFMFKAISATILHSKDIKRNSKIWIPFFLGLAAFIIGLSFIVKTLHMSITLKTIIWAALFGAFISVIIMIYIIAKMKNVTDDPYQYVEEIFRKSQVVTSCYVALAHGANDVANAIGPVAAIYAAVVTGTVGAKAEIPRYILAMGGLGIAIGVAIWGQRVMKTVGTEITELNNSRGFTIDFSTATTVLIASNMGMPISTTHTVVGSVIGNGLARGVGSINLGVIKDIFVSWFLTVPAAAVVSFLMYKLFAMFM, from the coding sequence ATGGCACTTGCAATTGGTGCCAATGATGTTGCTAATTCGATGGCTACTGCTGTTGGTGCAAAGGCTATTACACCAAAACAGGCTGTATTAATTGCAGGGGTTTTAGAATTTGTTGGCGCTACATTTTTTGGGAAACAGGTTACTGAAACAATAAGAAAGGGAATATTGCACCTTGATTTACTTGCTGATCCAAAAGTGGTTATCTGGGGGTCAATGGCTGCTTTAATAGGGGCTACAATATGGTTAATGATAGCAACCTATTTCTCATGGCCAGTTTCAACCACTCATTCCATTGTTGGAGGTATGGTGGGTTATGGAATTGCCGCAGGTGGTCTAGCAGTTGTAAATTGGGGTAAAATAGTAACCATTACATTGAGCTGGATTATCTCACCTCTTGTTGGTTTGCTGGTTTCCTTCTTTATGTTTAAAGCTATCTCTGCAACTATTCTCCACAGTAAAGACATAAAAAGAAATTCGAAAATCTGGATACCTTTCTTTCTTGGCCTTGCCGCATTTATAATAGGACTTTCATTTATTGTAAAAACCCTTCATATGTCAATTACTTTAAAAACTATAATATGGGCCGCATTATTTGGTGCATTTATTTCTGTAATAATAATGATTTATATAATAGCCAAAATGAAAAACGTTACAGATGATCCATATCAGTATGTCGAAGAAATATTTAGAAAATCTCAGGTTGTAACTTCATGTTATGTTGCTTTAGCTCATGGCGCAAATGATGTTGCAAATGCAATAGGGCCAGTAGCTGCAATATATGCAGCTGTTGTAACAGGAACAGTAGGTGCAAAAGCAGAAATTCCAAGATATATACTTGCAATGGGAGGGCTTGGTATAGCAATTGGTGTTGCAATCTGGGGCCAGAGGGTTATGAAAACAGTAGGTACAGAAATTACAGAATTAAATAATTCAAGAGGGTTTACAATAGACTTTTCTACAGCAACAACAGTATTAATAGCGTCAAACATGGGAATGCCAATTTCCACAACACATACTGTAGTTGGTTCTGTTATAGGTAATGGACTTGCAAGGGGTGTTGGTTCAATAAATCTTGGAGTTATAAAAGATATATTTGTTTCATGGTTCCTTACAGTTCCAGCGGCAGCAGTAGTTTCATTTTTGATGTATAAATTATTTGCGATGTTTATGTAA
- a CDS encoding DUF47 domain-containing protein, whose product MIPITIWGKVFQRFNPIDEIIKHARIVEEASDYLPELFKRYLNQENIEDLVEKIDKLEDDADDIKRNFRQLLKKGHLYRFERIELLEFIDLQDSIIDLIEDVAKKMTFNQIELEEEHKEIIFSVVNEIEKMLDHFKKTIKYLKIILSSDFSKETVSIEEQDIKEMKWFEKDVDNKLFKFGKWLYSQKNTMNPIDFLYLRELILLLARIADVTQNVCDRVHILINE is encoded by the coding sequence GTGATTCCCATTACTATCTGGGGAAAGGTATTTCAACGTTTTAATCCTATTGATGAGATCATAAAACATGCCCGTATTGTAGAAGAGGCATCGGATTATCTTCCTGAACTTTTTAAAAGATATTTAAATCAGGAAAATATCGAAGATCTCGTCGAAAAAATTGATAAACTTGAGGACGATGCAGACGACATTAAAAGAAATTTCAGGCAATTATTAAAAAAAGGGCATCTTTACAGATTTGAACGTATTGAACTCCTGGAATTTATAGATTTACAGGATTCAATAATCGATCTCATTGAAGATGTAGCGAAAAAAATGACATTTAATCAAATAGAATTAGAAGAAGAACATAAAGAAATTATTTTTTCTGTTGTAAATGAAATAGAAAAAATGCTTGATCATTTCAAAAAAACCATAAAATATCTAAAAATAATCTTAAGTTCTGACTTTTCTAAAGAAACAGTTTCAATAGAAGAGCAGGATATAAAAGAAATGAAATGGTTTGAAAAAGATGTAGATAATAAATTATTTAAATTTGGGAAATGGCTTTATTCCCAGAAAAATACAATGAATCCTATTGATTTCCTTTACTTAAGGGAATTAATATTATTACTTGCTCGTATAGCTGATGTTACTCAAAACGTATGTGATAGAGTACATATATTAATAAATGAGTAA
- a CDS encoding J domain-containing protein yields MDRILLILGILLIIGFFSVISIFFKLFISILVLILRNPILLLFVVLGIYILSKNVRVRYYRYGPYRRNTYGGNYRQYRQTSNSSDSGQYYGSQNYYELRQKFDYYRNIFGLSENFTKDELKKRFRDLTKQYHPDRCKDGKEICEEKFKQINEAYEFLSKYARDN; encoded by the coding sequence ATGGACAGAATACTGCTTATATTGGGAATATTATTAATAATAGGCTTTTTCTCTGTAATTTCAATTTTTTTCAAACTTTTCATATCAATTCTTGTATTAATACTGAGAAATCCTATATTATTGCTTTTTGTTGTTTTGGGGATCTATATTTTATCAAAAAATGTAAGAGTTAGATACTATAGATATGGGCCGTATAGGAGAAATACATATGGCGGAAATTACAGGCAATATAGACAAACCAGCAATTCTTCTGATTCAGGACAATATTATGGTTCTCAAAATTATTATGAATTAAGACAAAAATTTGATTATTATAGAAATATATTTGGATTATCGGAAAACTTCACAAAAGATGAATTGAAAAAAAGATTCAGGGATTTAACAAAGCAATATCATCCGGATAGATGTAAAGATGGAAAAGAAATATGCGAAGAAAAGTTTAAACAGATTAACGAAGCATATGAATTCCTGTCTAAATATGCAAGAGATAATTAA
- a CDS encoding CPBP family intramembrane glutamic endopeptidase produces the protein MQILILAIILAAYFLFIYLIEKKYPLERASTIKIIFSLILIPIAGLKLYTFNLQYLKLLSVFVVYGIAIITLPEKIIKSDGLRIYLNKNLVFLIPLSAAITEEVLFRGILNTYLIKILNMEFYSVLISSFLFAMVHIFNVINGMEKKKYFFISFPLRFGFGLFFSYIYFEYGIINAILLHFLIDFPALYRIYNKRHQRFF, from the coding sequence ATGCAAATACTAATTCTTGCAATAATATTAGCAGCATACTTTTTATTTATATACTTAATAGAAAAAAAGTATCCGTTAGAAAGAGCTTCGACTATAAAAATAATATTTTCATTAATTTTAATTCCTATTGCGGGATTAAAATTATATACTTTTAATCTGCAATATTTAAAATTGCTTAGTGTGTTCGTGGTTTATGGAATAGCGATTATAACTTTGCCAGAAAAAATAATAAAAAGTGATGGACTTAGAATATATTTAAACAAAAATCTTGTCTTTTTAATTCCTTTATCAGCAGCCATTACAGAAGAGGTTTTATTTAGAGGAATATTAAATACATATTTAATAAAAATATTAAATATGGAATTTTATAGCGTCTTAATCTCTTCTTTCTTATTTGCAATGGTTCATATATTTAATGTAATAAATGGTATGGAAAAGAAAAAATATTTTTTTATTTCTTTTCCTTTGCGTTTTGGTTTTGGATTGTTTTTTTCCTATATTTATTTTGAATACGGAATTATAAATGCTATATTATTACATTTTTTAATAGATTTTCCGGCATTATACAGAATATATAATAAAAGGCATCAGAGATTTTTCTGA